The Mycolicibacterium smegmatis genome has a window encoding:
- a CDS encoding shikimate 5-dehydrogenase gives MSGADNRRPPINKDTKVCISLAARPSNHGTRFHNYLYDKLGLDFLYKAFSTTDIAAAIGGVRALGIRGCSVSMPFKQDVMALVDEIEPSARAIDAVNTIVNDLSVPGGYLVASNTDYIAVQALIEQHGLAEDDPVLIRGSGGMANAVAAAFRDNGFRRGTIVARNRDTGAALASRLGYEYTPEVAERTAAILVNVTPIGMAGGPEAQLSAFEPGTVEAAAVVFDVVAMPAETPLIVAARSAGKPVITGAEVIALQAAEQFERYTGVRPTAEQIAEASAFSRA, from the coding sequence GTGAGTGGGGCGGACAACAGGCGGCCACCAATCAACAAAGACACCAAGGTCTGCATCTCGCTGGCCGCGCGGCCGAGCAACCACGGCACGCGCTTCCACAATTATCTCTACGACAAACTCGGGCTCGACTTCCTGTACAAGGCGTTCAGCACCACCGACATCGCCGCGGCGATCGGCGGTGTGCGTGCCTTGGGCATCCGCGGCTGCTCGGTGTCGATGCCGTTCAAGCAGGATGTCATGGCGCTCGTCGACGAGATCGAACCGTCGGCGCGGGCGATCGATGCGGTCAACACCATCGTGAACGACCTTTCGGTGCCGGGCGGATACCTGGTCGCGTCGAACACCGACTACATCGCGGTGCAGGCGCTCATCGAACAGCACGGGCTCGCCGAGGACGACCCGGTGCTGATCCGGGGCAGTGGAGGCATGGCCAACGCGGTGGCGGCGGCCTTCCGCGACAACGGCTTTCGCCGTGGGACCATCGTCGCGCGCAACCGCGACACCGGAGCCGCACTCGCGTCCCGGCTCGGCTACGAGTACACGCCTGAGGTCGCCGAGCGCACCGCGGCGATCCTGGTCAACGTGACGCCCATCGGGATGGCCGGCGGGCCCGAGGCGCAACTCAGCGCGTTCGAACCCGGCACCGTAGAGGCGGCGGCCGTGGTGTTCGACGTCGTCGCCATGCCCGCCGAGACCCCGCTGATCGTGGCGGCCCGGTCCGCGGGCAAGCCCGTCATCACCGGAGCCGAGGTGATCGCGCTGCAGGCCGCCGAACAGTTCGAGCGCTACACCGGGGTGCGCCCCACGGCCGAGCAGATCGCGGAGGCCTCGGCTTTTTCTCGGGCCTGA
- a CDS encoding GNAT family N-acetyltransferase: MAELTEVRAADLAALEFFTGCRPSALEPLATQLRPLKAEPGQVLIRQGDPALTFMLIESGRVQVSHAVADGPPIVLDIEPGLIIGEIALLRDAPRTATVVAAEPVIGWVGDRDAFDTILHLPGMFDRLVRIARQRLAAFITPIPVQVRTGEWFYLRPVLPGDVERTLNGPVEFSSETLYRRFQSVRKPTRALLEYLFEVDYADHFVWVMTEGALGPVIADARFVREGHNATMAEVAFTVGDDYQGRGIGSFLMGALIVSANYVGVQRFNARVLTDNMAMRKIMDRLGAVWVREDLGVVMTEVDVPPVDTVPFEPELIDQIRDATRKVIRAVSQ; the protein is encoded by the coding sequence GTGGCGGAACTGACCGAGGTTCGCGCCGCCGATCTGGCGGCCCTTGAGTTCTTCACAGGTTGCCGACCGTCCGCGCTCGAACCGCTGGCCACCCAGCTGCGTCCCCTCAAGGCCGAGCCCGGTCAGGTGCTGATCCGGCAGGGCGACCCCGCGTTGACCTTCATGCTGATCGAGTCGGGCCGCGTCCAGGTGAGCCATGCGGTCGCCGACGGCCCGCCGATCGTCCTCGACATTGAGCCGGGCCTCATCATCGGCGAGATCGCGCTGCTGCGCGACGCGCCGCGCACCGCGACGGTGGTGGCGGCCGAACCGGTCATCGGCTGGGTGGGGGACCGGGACGCGTTCGACACGATCCTGCACCTGCCCGGCATGTTCGACCGGCTCGTGCGCATCGCCCGTCAGCGGCTGGCGGCGTTCATCACGCCGATCCCGGTGCAGGTGCGCACCGGCGAGTGGTTCTATCTACGGCCGGTGCTTCCCGGCGACGTGGAACGCACACTCAACGGCCCCGTGGAGTTCTCCAGCGAGACGCTGTACCGGCGTTTCCAGTCGGTACGTAAACCCACCAGGGCACTGCTCGAGTACCTGTTCGAGGTCGACTACGCCGACCACTTCGTCTGGGTGATGACCGAGGGGGCGCTGGGGCCCGTGATCGCCGACGCCCGGTTCGTCCGCGAGGGGCACAACGCGACCATGGCGGAGGTCGCGTTCACTGTCGGCGACGACTACCAGGGCCGGGGCATCGGCAGCTTCTTGATGGGTGCTCTGATCGTCTCCGCCAATTACGTTGGAGTGCAACGTTTCAACGCAAGGGTCCTCACCGACAACATGGCGATGCGCAAGATCATGGATCGGCTGGGGGCGGTGTGGGTGCGAGAGGATCTCGGGGTGGTGATGACGGAGGTGGACGTGCCGCCGGTCGACACGGTGCCGTTCGAACCTGAATTGATCGACCAGATCCGCGACGCCACGCGAAAGGTGATCCGGGCGGTGAGCCAGTGA
- a CDS encoding EamA family transporter — MSGHQPGHPVRGVAASLGASALFGLIFYISGVVDAPSEMVFGCRILVTFGCYAVLLLHPTARAALAAYWAALRAARWNPALLAGLSLLVGLQLWLFIWGPMHGHALSISLGYLLLPIVLVLAGRFVLSAHVTTAQWVAVAIAGVAVASKISLSPDVSWTTFAVCLGYPLYFVIRRRAGLDGPAAFGVEMAVLGPVAIALVALADTSGVSPSGYAGVAAVAFAGAAGMAAFLAASRLLTLPVFGLLGYSEPVLLVGVAILLGERIQAPDLVVYAMLAVALAILATDGFRTARRAGTTVHSRSRQPEDCVTTTG; from the coding sequence GTGTCGGGTCACCAGCCGGGTCATCCCGTGCGCGGTGTGGCCGCGTCGCTCGGCGCATCGGCATTGTTCGGGCTGATCTTCTACATCTCCGGTGTCGTCGACGCACCGTCGGAGATGGTGTTCGGCTGTCGGATCCTGGTCACCTTCGGCTGTTACGCCGTGCTCCTGCTGCATCCGACCGCGCGCGCGGCGCTCGCCGCATACTGGGCCGCGCTGCGAGCCGCGCGCTGGAACCCCGCCCTGCTCGCCGGATTGTCACTGCTCGTGGGCCTTCAGCTGTGGCTGTTCATCTGGGGCCCCATGCACGGCCACGCGTTGAGCATCTCGCTGGGGTATCTGCTGCTGCCGATCGTGCTGGTGCTCGCCGGCCGGTTCGTGTTGTCCGCACATGTGACGACCGCTCAGTGGGTGGCCGTGGCCATCGCAGGTGTGGCCGTCGCGTCCAAGATCTCCCTGTCCCCGGACGTCTCGTGGACCACGTTCGCGGTGTGCCTCGGATACCCGCTGTACTTCGTCATCCGCCGACGCGCGGGTCTGGACGGGCCCGCGGCGTTCGGTGTGGAGATGGCGGTCCTGGGACCCGTCGCGATCGCCCTCGTCGCGCTCGCCGACACGTCGGGCGTGAGCCCGTCCGGATACGCCGGGGTGGCCGCCGTGGCATTCGCGGGCGCGGCGGGCATGGCCGCGTTCCTCGCGGCGTCGCGGCTCCTCACGCTGCCGGTTTTCGGGCTGCTCGGGTACAGCGAACCGGTGCTGCTGGTGGGAGTCGCGATACTCCTCGGCGAGCGGATCCAGGCTCCCGATCTCGTGGTGTACGCGATGCTCGCCGTCGCGCTGGCGATCCTGGCGACCGACGGATTCCGCACCGCACGCCGGGCCGGCACCACCGTGCACAGTCGTTCAAGACAACCCGAGGACTGCGTGACTACAACGGGGTGA
- a CDS encoding NAD(P)-dependent oxidoreductase has protein sequence MALNLAWSGTPLVVWNRTLERCLPVEAAGARVASHVGEVFDRCETVILMLADESAIDDVLGCQTSAFDGLVRRHTIVQMGTVDPGYSRRLADRVAGAGGCYVEAPVSGSRGPAEAGELVAMLAGAPEDCTHVRAIIAPMCRAVFDCGTPPHALLTKFAVNLFMIAMVTGLAEAYHFAEGHGVDPALLDRILDASPMASTVSRAKSAKLARRDFEVQAGLADVHKNTDLITRAARSRGIASPVLDACHALYGEAVALGHLTEDMAAVIHAVRARTAAA, from the coding sequence ATGGCTCTCAACCTGGCGTGGTCGGGAACACCACTCGTGGTGTGGAACCGCACGCTCGAACGCTGTCTGCCCGTCGAGGCCGCGGGGGCACGCGTGGCCTCACACGTCGGCGAGGTGTTCGACCGCTGCGAGACCGTGATCCTCATGCTGGCCGACGAATCCGCCATCGACGACGTCCTGGGTTGCCAGACAAGCGCTTTCGACGGTCTGGTGCGCCGTCACACGATCGTGCAGATGGGCACCGTCGACCCCGGCTATTCGCGGCGGCTCGCCGACCGGGTTGCCGGCGCCGGTGGGTGCTACGTCGAGGCGCCCGTATCGGGTTCCCGCGGCCCCGCCGAGGCCGGTGAACTGGTCGCGATGCTCGCCGGCGCACCCGAGGACTGCACGCACGTCCGTGCCATCATCGCACCCATGTGCAGAGCGGTGTTCGATTGCGGCACACCGCCACACGCACTGCTCACCAAGTTCGCGGTGAACCTGTTCATGATCGCCATGGTGACCGGACTGGCCGAGGCCTACCATTTCGCCGAGGGCCACGGCGTGGACCCGGCACTGCTCGACCGCATCCTGGATGCGAGCCCGATGGCATCGACGGTGTCGCGGGCGAAATCGGCCAAGCTCGCGCGCCGGGATTTCGAGGTGCAGGCCGGTCTCGCCGACGTCCACAAGAACACCGATCTGATCACCCGAGCCGCACGCTCGCGCGGGATCGCCTCCCCGGTGCTCGACGCGTGCCATGCGCTCTACGGCGAGGCCGTCGCGCTCGGCCACCTGACCGAGGACATGGCCGCGGTGATCCACGCCGTCCGTGCTCGAACCGCCGCCGCGTGA
- a CDS encoding MFS transporter: MRTRSPAPLVGLCVVEFLSWGILYYTLPVIGVRITAATGWPPLVVPVVYTTSLLCAAFATPWAGRMVDRHGPRPVMTLGSLVGACALVLAGVTGWLPLFAVAWLVVGVAQAGTLYPPAFAAATQWFGTVRAWPLTAITLAGGVSSTAFAPLTAALNEKLGWQTTLVVLGTGYGVVSTAAAALMLTSRWRRPVREGAEHAEYVRQIVRSAPFRRSRLALAMTALGLYAVTLNVIPLLTELGFGYHSAAIVFGLIGVGQVFGRVLYLPLRRLGTPRARTTAQVAASTAGMGILAVVTAPLALAASAAMFAGAARGTHTLSVANAVTDRWGAESYATILGRFHRPVAIAMALGPATGSAIAAALGSYRTAAALFAVLGGLAILTARRS; this comes from the coding sequence GTGAGGACGCGCTCGCCCGCGCCGCTGGTCGGTCTGTGCGTGGTCGAGTTCCTCAGCTGGGGCATCCTGTACTACACGCTTCCGGTGATCGGGGTCCGTATCACCGCGGCGACCGGGTGGCCACCGCTGGTCGTCCCGGTCGTCTACACCACGAGCCTGTTGTGTGCGGCGTTCGCGACCCCGTGGGCGGGCCGCATGGTCGATCGCCACGGGCCGCGACCCGTGATGACGCTGGGTTCGCTGGTCGGCGCGTGCGCGCTCGTGCTGGCCGGTGTCACGGGATGGCTGCCGTTGTTCGCGGTGGCCTGGCTGGTTGTGGGTGTCGCGCAGGCAGGCACGCTGTATCCGCCCGCGTTCGCCGCGGCGACGCAGTGGTTCGGGACCGTGCGGGCCTGGCCGCTGACGGCGATCACGCTGGCCGGCGGGGTCTCGTCGACGGCGTTCGCGCCGCTCACCGCCGCGCTGAACGAAAAGCTGGGCTGGCAGACCACACTCGTGGTGCTGGGGACCGGATACGGCGTGGTGAGCACCGCGGCGGCTGCCCTGATGCTGACGTCGCGGTGGCGCCGCCCGGTGCGGGAGGGCGCCGAGCATGCCGAGTACGTGAGGCAGATCGTGCGCAGCGCACCGTTCCGCCGCAGCCGCCTCGCTCTGGCGATGACGGCCCTCGGGCTCTATGCCGTGACGCTCAACGTCATCCCGCTGCTCACCGAGCTCGGATTCGGTTATCACAGTGCGGCAATCGTGTTCGGGTTGATCGGCGTCGGGCAGGTCTTCGGCCGCGTGCTGTACTTGCCGTTGCGCCGCCTCGGCACCCCGCGGGCCCGCACCACGGCTCAGGTCGCGGCGAGCACCGCCGGAATGGGGATCCTGGCCGTCGTGACCGCTCCCCTGGCGCTGGCGGCGTCGGCCGCGATGTTCGCCGGGGCCGCGCGCGGAACCCACACCCTGTCGGTCGCCAACGCGGTCACCGACCGGTGGGGCGCGGAGTCCTACGCCACCATCCTCGGCCGGTTCCACCGCCCCGTCGCGATCGCGATGGCGCTCGGACCGGCCACGGGATCGGCAATCGCGGCCGCGCTGGGCTCCTACCGAACCGCCGCGGCGCTTTTCGCCGTCCTCGGCGGGCTTGCCATCCTGACCGCACGACGAAGCTGA
- a CDS encoding SDR family NAD(P)-dependent oxidoreductase has product MTVIVTGGSRGIGRQIVERLVRDGHDVVFTHSDSEADAAEVERTCGAGARGVRLDVTDADAPGRLFDTAEATGTVTALVNNAGVTGPLGPLTALDDDALRRTVEVNLVAAARLCREAAQRWQPRPAERRDIVNVSSVAARTASPGEYVVYAATKAALDTLTLGLAKELGPSGVRVNSVRAGTTDTTIHARAGDPDRPRRVARHVPLGRVAEPGEIAAAVAWLLSADAAYVSGSVLDVTGGL; this is encoded by the coding sequence ATGACGGTGATCGTGACCGGCGGCAGCCGGGGTATCGGTCGTCAGATCGTCGAGCGACTGGTCCGCGACGGTCACGACGTGGTGTTCACGCATTCGGATTCCGAGGCCGACGCGGCCGAGGTGGAGCGCACGTGCGGTGCGGGGGCCCGCGGTGTGCGACTCGACGTCACCGATGCCGACGCACCGGGCCGGTTGTTCGACACGGCGGAAGCCACGGGCACGGTGACGGCCCTGGTGAACAACGCGGGCGTGACCGGCCCCCTGGGACCGCTGACCGCGCTGGACGACGACGCACTGCGCCGCACCGTCGAGGTGAATCTCGTTGCGGCGGCGCGGTTGTGCCGGGAGGCCGCGCAGCGGTGGCAGCCCCGGCCTGCAGAGCGCCGCGACATCGTCAACGTGTCCTCGGTCGCGGCCCGCACCGCCTCGCCCGGAGAGTACGTCGTCTACGCCGCGACCAAGGCCGCACTCGACACGCTCACGCTGGGCCTCGCAAAAGAGCTGGGCCCTTCGGGTGTCCGCGTGAACTCCGTGCGGGCAGGCACCACCGACACCACCATCCACGCACGTGCGGGTGACCCCGACCGACCCCGACGCGTCGCGCGGCACGTCCCCCTCGGGCGGGTCGCCGAACCCGGTGAGATCGCCGCTGCCGTCGCGTGGTTGCTGTCGGCCGACGCCGCCTACGTGAGCGGGTCGGTGCTCGACGTCACCGGCGGCTTGTGA
- a CDS encoding AraC family transcriptional regulator, which translates to MASNMRTGAHFTPIGGAPGIERLQARLRGEGFTPHRHDTYAIGMTLSGVQTFSYRGTKRVCLPGQWHVLHPDELHDGVPGTDDGFAYRIVYVDPALVFESSGRHLPFVVDPIVDGAKVPRALTRYLQRDGTDDEDDDLAATDVVTVIADMLSAHSSAGRVVPQRLDRAAITRVRESLMDNPSRRYRAADVERIAGMDRWSVARQFRAAFGTSPSRFRTMRQLQLARSLIVGGAALAEAAHAAGFADQAHFTRKFKAAYGLTPAAWSGAVRHKPPVTSSTDPLT; encoded by the coding sequence GTGGCATCGAACATGCGGACCGGTGCGCACTTCACGCCGATCGGCGGTGCGCCCGGCATCGAGCGGTTGCAGGCCCGCCTGCGCGGCGAGGGGTTCACGCCGCACCGCCACGACACCTATGCGATCGGCATGACTCTGTCTGGTGTGCAGACCTTTTCGTACCGCGGCACCAAGCGGGTGTGTCTTCCCGGGCAGTGGCATGTGCTGCATCCCGACGAACTGCACGACGGAGTTCCCGGCACCGACGACGGGTTCGCCTACCGCATCGTCTACGTCGACCCGGCCCTGGTCTTCGAATCGTCGGGCAGGCACCTGCCGTTCGTCGTGGATCCGATCGTGGACGGTGCGAAGGTGCCACGTGCGCTCACCCGGTACCTGCAACGTGACGGCACCGACGACGAGGACGACGACCTGGCCGCGACCGACGTCGTCACCGTGATCGCCGACATGCTGAGCGCCCACAGTAGTGCCGGTCGCGTCGTCCCACAGAGACTGGACCGCGCCGCGATCACGCGGGTGCGGGAAAGCCTGATGGACAACCCGTCTCGCCGTTACCGCGCCGCCGACGTCGAACGTATCGCGGGCATGGACCGATGGTCGGTGGCCCGCCAGTTCCGGGCTGCGTTCGGTACCAGCCCCAGCCGGTTCAGGACCATGCGCCAGTTGCAGTTGGCGCGCTCACTCATCGTCGGGGGAGCGGCGCTCGCCGAGGCCGCGCACGCCGCGGGCTTCGCCGACCAGGCGCACTTCACCCGCAAGTTCAAGGCCGCATACGGTTTGACACCCGCCGCGTGGAGCGGCGCGGTGCGTCACAAGCCGCCGGTGACGTCGAGCACCGACCCGCTCACGTAG
- the sepX gene encoding divisome protein SepX/GlpR — protein MPSIPQSLLWISLVVLWLFVLVPMLISKRESVRRTSDVALATRVLNSGRNAQRLRRGPAAGHNSDPHWRPTPDHLDDEFEAELEETEPSRPPKRAVVVAAAATEPAEPDYLDVDIVEEDSGALPLGATHAPEIEDVEVVEEVEPADDAQTDQLSLDLDEAGDEAGDEADEAVEEPEPVAEVAEEPEEADEPAAPVDEDDTADDQSDLAAHEYEYVADSSGLEEPETEPETAEDEAPAAAMSSSRQRRMESKTAAQVSERKYRFRKRVLALFALILVASAAAAFLVTPTAWWVCGTTATLTVLYLAYLRRQTRIEEQLRRRRAQRLRRSRLGVENTDDRKLDVVPARLRRPGAVVLDIDDEDPIFEHLEYTTFAREYDLPRASGQ, from the coding sequence ATGCCGAGCATCCCCCAATCACTACTGTGGATCTCCCTCGTCGTTCTCTGGCTTTTCGTGCTGGTTCCGATGCTGATCAGCAAGCGCGAATCCGTGCGGCGCACGAGCGATGTCGCATTGGCGACGCGCGTGCTCAACAGCGGCCGTAATGCGCAGCGGTTGAGGCGGGGTCCCGCGGCCGGGCACAACAGCGATCCGCACTGGCGTCCCACGCCCGATCATCTCGACGACGAGTTCGAAGCCGAGCTCGAGGAGACCGAGCCTTCCCGTCCGCCCAAGCGTGCCGTGGTCGTGGCGGCAGCCGCGACCGAGCCCGCCGAGCCCGACTACCTCGACGTCGACATCGTCGAAGAGGACTCCGGCGCGCTGCCTCTCGGCGCGACCCACGCCCCCGAGATCGAGGACGTCGAGGTGGTCGAGGAGGTCGAGCCCGCCGACGACGCGCAGACCGACCAGCTTTCGCTCGACCTCGACGAGGCCGGCGACGAGGCCGGCGACGAGGCCGATGAGGCGGTGGAGGAGCCAGAGCCCGTCGCGGAGGTCGCCGAAGAGCCCGAAGAAGCCGACGAGCCCGCGGCGCCTGTCGACGAGGACGACACCGCCGACGACCAGTCCGATCTCGCGGCCCACGAATACGAGTACGTCGCCGACTCGTCGGGTCTGGAGGAGCCCGAGACCGAGCCGGAGACCGCCGAGGACGAGGCACCGGCCGCGGCGATGAGCTCATCGCGGCAGCGGCGCATGGAGTCCAAGACCGCGGCCCAGGTGAGCGAGCGCAAGTACCGGTTCCGCAAGCGGGTGCTCGCCCTGTTCGCGTTGATCCTCGTGGCCTCGGCCGCCGCGGCGTTCCTGGTGACGCCCACGGCCTGGTGGGTGTGCGGCACCACGGCGACGTTGACCGTGCTGTACCTGGCGTATCTGCGCAGGCAGACGCGCATCGAGGAGCAGTTGCGGCGCCGTCGTGCGCAGCGGCTGCGTCGCTCGCGGCTCGGTGTGGAGAACACCGACGATCGCAAGCTCGACGTCGTGCCGGCGCGGCTGCGGCGTCCCGGCGCGGTGGTGCTCGACATCGACGACGAGGACCCGATCTTCGAGCACCTGGAGTACACGACGTTCGCCCGCGAATACGATCTACCACGGGCTTCGGGCCAGTAA
- a CDS encoding GNAT family N-acetyltransferase, with the protein MGILRASAVHPGWPDTVGPLRVPAGVVGLRPVRMRDAAAWSRIRLADQHHLEPWEPMTGMDWKVRHAVTSWPSICSGLRAEARHGRMLPFVIELDGEFVGQLTIGNVTHGALRSAWIGYWVASSRTGGGIATAALAMGLDHCFTAVQLHRIEATVRPENTPSRAVLAHVGFREEGLLKRYLEVDGAWRDHLLVAITAEELPQSAAHRLVAAGRAEWC; encoded by the coding sequence ATGGGGATCTTACGAGCGAGTGCGGTGCATCCGGGATGGCCGGACACCGTGGGCCCGTTGCGGGTGCCTGCCGGTGTGGTGGGGCTGCGTCCGGTGCGCATGCGCGACGCGGCCGCGTGGAGCCGGATCCGTTTGGCCGACCAGCACCACCTGGAACCGTGGGAGCCCATGACCGGCATGGATTGGAAAGTGCGCCACGCGGTTACGTCGTGGCCGTCGATCTGCTCGGGTCTGCGTGCCGAGGCGCGGCACGGACGCATGCTGCCGTTCGTGATCGAGCTGGACGGCGAGTTCGTGGGGCAGTTGACCATCGGCAACGTGACGCACGGGGCCCTGCGCTCGGCTTGGATCGGCTACTGGGTGGCGAGCTCCAGGACCGGTGGCGGTATCGCGACGGCCGCGCTCGCGATGGGGCTCGACCACTGCTTCACCGCCGTGCAGTTGCATCGCATCGAGGCCACGGTGCGCCCGGAGAACACGCCGAGCCGGGCCGTGCTGGCGCACGTGGGCTTCCGCGAGGAGGGGCTGCTGAAGCGCTACCTCGAGGTCGACGGCGCGTGGCGCGATCATCTTCTGGTGGCCATCACGGCCGAGGAATTACCGCAATCGGCAGCGCACCGGCTCGTGGCGGCCGGGCGCGCGGAATGGTGTTGA
- the glp gene encoding molybdotransferase-like divisome protein Glp yields MRSVEEQQARVAAAAVAPRPVRVAIAESQGLMCAEEVVTERPMPGFDQAAIDGYAVRSVDVLGVGSDSEDGGEISLPVMGVIEAGARTPSRLQPRQAARVQTGAPMPTLADAVLPLRWTDGGENRVRVLRGVRSGAYVRRTGDDVQPGDVAVRAGTIIGPAQVGLLAAVGRDKVLVHPRPRLSVMCVGGELVDVSRTPGTGQVYDVNSYALAAAGRDAGAEVNRVGIISTDPRELRETVEGQVNRNEIVVIAGAVGGAAAESVRTVLSELGDMEVARIAMHPGSVQGFGQLGRDRVPVFLLPANPVSALVVFEIMVRPLIRLSLGKRQPMRRIVQARTLSPITSMPGRKGYLRGQLMRDQDTGEYLVQALGGAPGASTHLLATLAEANCLVIVPADVEEVRTGETVDVAFLAQRG; encoded by the coding sequence GTGCGTTCGGTTGAGGAGCAGCAGGCCCGTGTGGCGGCCGCCGCGGTGGCGCCCCGACCGGTACGGGTGGCCATAGCCGAATCGCAAGGGCTGATGTGTGCCGAGGAGGTCGTCACCGAACGACCCATGCCGGGATTCGATCAGGCCGCCATCGACGGCTATGCCGTGCGCAGTGTCGACGTGCTCGGGGTCGGTTCGGATTCCGAGGACGGCGGTGAGATCAGCCTGCCGGTGATGGGCGTGATCGAGGCCGGTGCGCGCACACCGAGCCGGCTGCAGCCGCGGCAGGCCGCACGGGTTCAGACCGGCGCGCCGATGCCGACGCTGGCCGACGCGGTGCTCCCGCTGCGCTGGACCGACGGCGGCGAGAACCGCGTGCGGGTGTTGCGCGGCGTGCGCTCTGGCGCGTACGTGCGGCGCACGGGCGACGACGTGCAACCCGGCGATGTCGCGGTGCGTGCGGGCACGATCATCGGCCCGGCCCAGGTGGGCCTGCTCGCGGCCGTCGGACGTGACAAGGTGCTGGTGCATCCGCGGCCGCGGCTGTCGGTGATGTGCGTGGGCGGCGAGCTCGTCGACGTGTCGCGCACCCCGGGTACCGGGCAGGTGTACGACGTGAACTCCTATGCACTGGCCGCGGCCGGACGTGATGCCGGGGCCGAGGTGAACCGCGTCGGCATCATCAGCACCGATCCCCGTGAACTGCGCGAAACCGTTGAGGGACAGGTCAACCGCAACGAGATCGTGGTGATCGCGGGCGCCGTGGGCGGGGCCGCCGCGGAATCGGTGCGCACGGTGCTGTCCGAACTCGGCGACATGGAGGTCGCGCGCATCGCGATGCACCCGGGCTCGGTGCAGGGCTTCGGGCAGCTGGGCCGCGATCGCGTCCCGGTGTTCCTGCTGCCTGCCAACCCGGTCAGCGCGCTCGTGGTGTTCGAGATCATGGTGCGCCCGCTGATCCGGTTGTCGCTGGGCAAGCGTCAGCCGATGCGGCGCATCGTGCAGGCGCGCACGCTGTCGCCGATCACCTCGATGCCGGGCCGCAAGGGGTATCTGCGCGGACAACTCATGCGCGATCAGGACACCGGTGAGTACCTGGTGCAGGCGCTCGGCGGTGCGCCCGGCGCCTCGACCCATCTGCTCGCCACTCTCGCGGAGGCCAACTGTCTGGTGATCGTGCCCGCCGACGTCGAAGAGGTACGCACGGGGGAGACGGTCGACGTCGCGTTCCTGGCGCAGCGCGGCTAG
- a CDS encoding UTP--glucose-1-phosphate uridylyltransferase: MSTPSKAPTVSIPHTAVVPAAGLGTRFLPATKTVPKELLPVVDTPGIELVAAEAAEAGAERLVIVTSEGKDGVVAHFVQDLVLEGTLEARGKKTMLEKVRRAPALIKVESVVQAEPLGLGHAVSCVESVLAADEDAISVLLPDDLVLPTGVLETMSKVRAKRGGSVLCAIEVPGDKISAYGVFDVETVPDAANPNVLRVKGMVEKPRPEDAPSHFAAAGRYVLDRAIFDALRRVPRGTGGEIQLTDAIALLIEEDHPVHVVVHRGARHDLGNPGGYLKAAVDFALERDDYGPELRQWLVERLGLAEK; encoded by the coding sequence ATGAGCACGCCTTCGAAAGCCCCTACGGTGTCGATTCCTCATACCGCAGTCGTCCCGGCGGCCGGTCTGGGAACTCGTTTCCTGCCGGCAACCAAGACTGTGCCCAAAGAACTGTTGCCGGTCGTCGACACGCCCGGTATCGAACTCGTCGCGGCAGAGGCCGCCGAGGCCGGCGCGGAGCGCCTGGTCATCGTCACGTCCGAGGGCAAGGACGGTGTCGTCGCGCACTTCGTCCAAGACCTGGTGCTGGAGGGCACCCTGGAAGCTCGCGGCAAGAAGACCATGTTGGAGAAGGTCCGGCGCGCGCCTGCCCTGATCAAGGTCGAATCGGTGGTGCAGGCCGAGCCGCTGGGCCTCGGCCACGCCGTGAGCTGCGTCGAGTCCGTCCTGGCTGCCGACGAGGACGCCATCTCGGTGCTGCTGCCCGACGACCTGGTGTTGCCCACCGGCGTGTTGGAGACCATGTCGAAGGTGCGGGCCAAGCGCGGCGGCTCGGTGCTGTGCGCGATCGAGGTGCCCGGCGACAAGATCAGCGCCTACGGTGTCTTCGACGTCGAAACCGTGCCCGACGCCGCCAACCCGAACGTGCTGCGGGTCAAGGGCATGGTCGAGAAGCCCAGGCCCGAGGACGCGCCGTCGCACTTCGCCGCGGCCGGCCGTTACGTGCTGGACCGCGCGATCTTCGACGCGCTGCGCCGCGTTCCCCGCGGTACCGGTGGCGAGATCCAGCTGACCGACGCCATCGCGTTGCTGATCGAAGAGGACCATCCCGTGCACGTGGTGGTGCACCGCGGTGCTCGACACGACCTGGGAAATCCCGGCGGCTACCTGAAGGCTGCGGTTGACTTTGCGTTGGAACGTGACGACTACGGCCCAGAACTGCGGCAGTGGTTGGTTGAGCGACTGGGCTTGGCAGAGAAGTGA